caagcctggatattgtccagatcttgtatttgaagatggactgtttcagtatctcaggagtggtgctgaacattgtgcgatcATGTGAGAGTCTGAAAGAGAGTGGgtctgagagtgagagagtgactgCGTTAACTGGAGGGGGAGGAAGAGACAGGGAAAGGGAGGTACGGAGAGGGAGAGACctagagggaaagaaagagagaagggagaaaggggaggggagagagagagagggagaaagtgaggctgTGTATGAAGATGAGTGAGCATGTTCTCTCCATTTCTCATCCCTACTTGGGGCCAATTGACAGACCTTGCTGTGTAAAACTGCACTGCCTTCCCCCTCCCTCTGCCTTCCCCCTCCCTCTGCCTTCCCCCTCCCTCTGCCTTCCCCCTTCCCTGCCCACTCCCTCCCTGATTAGCGTTTTTTCCCCAGTCGGGCAGGAGGTGAGACTTTGTGATGTTTGAGCTAATTCCATGTTCCCCACAGACCAGAGGTATAACCAGCCGAATGGAGCTCACTACCTGAGGGATAGCCCAGAGGGAGAATCTGCCTACCAGATCCTGACGGTCAGTCAGCCCAGTATGTCCCCTGAGCAGATGGCCAAACTATACAGACCGAGTACACTGATCGATAAAGCACAGATCCACAGCAGGTGAGCGATGTagcctttttaaacaggggcaaTGGGAGTCAGAAACTTTACTCCATCACCTCTTACCCATCCTTCCCCTCTCCATCATCCTTCCCTCTGTGCCCATGCctctgggtgtgggtgtgggtgtgggtgtgtgtctgtctctctccctctcgatatctctgtctctccttctgaGTTTCTGACCATGTCagtgtctctctccctctatgtgtgtatgtgtgtctgtctctctgtcagtgtgtctctgtctctgtacctcagtgtctctgtctctgtatctcaGTGTCtctgtcagtgtgtctctgtctctctctctctttgtgagacccctacattcctgatgcctgaaatgttgattctcctgtccctcagatgctgcctgactggctgtgcttttccagcacaacactttttgactctgtgagtgtgtctctgtctctctcctcctctgagagtctgtctctctgtctgtgtgtgtgtctctctccctctccctccatgtgtgtgtatctgtttctctctccctctatgtCTCTGTCTCACAtttcttttctctgtctctgtctctctctctgtttgtccctgtgtgtgtgcatgtacatgtCTCTCACTGTATCTTCCCTGAGCTGTCTCTgttctcgtgtgtgtgtgtgtgtgtgtgtgggtgcctctctctctctctctctctttcctctcaccctctCTGGCCCTTCTGTTCTGCTTCCTGGTCCCCCTGCCTTTCGCTCTCCCTGTCCCACCCTCTTGCTcacttgctgctcctctctcttgttGTCCTTGCCTCCCAAACATAggcacaggaggaagccattcagcccatcgagtctgctatCAGTCTTTGAGATTGTGTCTGATCAGATCATCccccaactccactctcctgccattTACCCAGAACCCCTCagattccccttcctgattaaaaacctcTCCCTCAGACTCAAAACCTTGCCCCTCGCCTATCGAGTCACATCCAGAGTATTCTCCTAACCACTGTCCACGACCCTCGCTTGCCCTACCCTGGATGGTTTGGAtgatgagggagggagggaggaagggggATAGTCTGCCATCCGAGAGTGGCCTCAGTTGCTGGCGTTGTGTTTGAACAGGTGGCTGGATTCCTCTCGTTCCCTGATGTCGCAGGAGATCAAGGAGAACGATAAACTCCTAATCCGGTTCAAATATTTCAGCTTCTTCGACATGGACCCCAAGGTAAGGCCGGGCTGGACTGGGCCGGAGTGTCCGGGGGAAGGGAGAGGGGGGGACACAGAGACTCAACGGGGACAcacatcccctcccccacacaNNNNNNNNNNNNNNNNNNNNNNNNNNNNNNNNNNNNNNNNNNNNNNNNNNNNNNNNNNNNNNNNNNNNNNNNNNNNNNNNNNNNNNNNNNNNNNNNNNNNNNNNNNNNNNNNNNNNNNNNNNNNNNNNNNNNNNNNNNNNNNNNNNNNNNNNNNNNNNNNNNNNNNNNNNNNNNNNNNNNNNNNNNNNNNNNNNNNNNNNNNNNNNNNNNNNNNNNNNNNNNNNNNNNNNNNNNNNNNNNNNNNNNNNNNNNNNNNNNNNNNNNNNNNNNNNNNNNNNNNNNNNNNNNNNNNNNNNNNNNNNNNNNNNNNNNNNNNNNNNNNNNNNNNNNNNNNNNNNNNNNNNNNNNNNNNNNNNNNNNNNNNNNNNNNNNNNNNNNNNNNNNNNNNNNNNNNNNNNNNNNNNNNNNNNNNNNNNNNNNNNNNNNNNNNNNNNNNNNNNNNNNNNNNNNNNNNNNNNNNNNNNNNNNNNNNNNNNNNNNNNNNNNNNNNNNNNNNNNNNNNNNNNNNNNNNNNNNNNNNNNNNNNNNNNNNNNNNNNNNNNNNNNNNNNNNNNNNNNNNNNNNNNNNNNNNNNNNNNNNNNNNNNNNNNNNNNNNNNNNNNNNNNNNNNNNNNNNNNNNNNNNNNNNNNNNNNNNNNNNNNNNNNNNNNNNNNNNNNNNNNNNNNNNNNNNNNNNNNNNNNNNNNNNNNNNNNNNNNNNNNNNNNNNNNNNNNNNNNNNNNNNNNNNNNNNNNNNNNNNNNNNNNNNNNNNNNNNNNNNNNNNNNNNNNNNNNNNNNNNNNNNNNNNNNNNNNNNNNNNNNNNNNNNNNNNNNNNNNNNNNNNNNNNNNNNNNNNNNNNNNNNNNNNNNNNNNNNNNNNNNNNNNNNNNNNNNNNNNNNNNNNNNNNNNNNNNNNNNNNNNNNNNNNNNNNNNNNNNNNNNNNNNNNNNNNNNNNNNNNNNNNNNNNNNNNNNNNNNNNNNNNNNNNNNNNNNNNNNNNNNNNNNNNNNNNNNNNNNNNNNNNNNNNNNNNNNNNNNNNNNNNNNNNNNNNNNNNNNNNNNNNNNNNNNNNNNNNNNNNNNNNNNNNNNNNNNNNNNNNNNNNNNNNNNNNNNNNNNNNNNNNNNNNNNNNNNNNNNNNNNNNNNNNNNNNNNNNNNNNNNNNNNNNNNNNNNNNNNNNNNNNNNNNNNNNNNNNNNNNNNNNNNNNNNNNNNNNNNNNNNNNNNNNNNNNNNNNNNNNNNNNNNNNNNNNNNNNNNNNNNNNNNNNNNNNNNNNNNNNNNNNNNNNNNNNNNNNNNNNNNNNNNNNNNNNNNNNNNNNNNNNNNNNNNNNNNNNNNNNNNNNNNNNNNNNNNNNNNNNNNNNNNNNNNNNNNNNNNNNNNNNNNNNNNNNNNNNNNNNNNNNNNNNNNNNNNNNNNNNNNNNNNNNNNNNNNNNNNNNNNNNNNNNNNNNNNNNNNNNNNNNNNNNNNNNNNNNNNNNNNNNNNNNNNNNNNNNNNNNNNNNNNNNNNNNNNNNNNNNNNNNNNNNNNNNNNNNNNNNNNNNNNNNNNNNNNNNNNNNNNNNNNNNNNNNNNNNNNNNNNNNNNNNNNNNNNNNNNNNNNNNNNNNNNNNNNNNNNNNNNNNNNNNNNNNNNNNNNNNNNNNNNNNNNNNNNNNNNNNNNNNNNNNNNNNNNNNNNNNNNNNNNNNNNNNNNNNNNNNNNNNNNNNNNNNNNNNNNNNNNNNNNNNNNNNNNNNNNNNNNNNNNNNNNNNNNNNNNNNNNNNNNNNNNNNNNNNNNNNNNNNNNNNNNNNNNNNNNNNNNNNNNNNNNNNNNNNNNNNNNNNNNNNNNNNNNNNNNNNNNNNNNNNNNNNNNNNNNNNNNNNNNNNNNNNNNNNNNNNNNNNNNNNNNNNNNNNNNNNNNNNNNNNNNNNNNNNNNNNNNNNNNNNNNNNNNNNNNNNNNNNNNNNNNNNNNNNNNNNNNNNNNNNNNNNNNNNNNNNNNNNNNNNNNNNNNNNNNNNNNNNNNNNNNNNNNNNNNNNNNNNNNNNNNNNNNNNNNNNNNNNNNNNNNNNNNNNNNNNNNNNNNNNNNNNNNNNNNNNNNNNNNNNNNNNNNNNNNNNNNNNNNNNNNNNNNNNNNNNNNNNNNNNNNNNNNNNNNNNNNNNNNNNNNNNNNNNNNNNNNNNNNNNNNNNNNNNNNNNNNNNNNNNNNNNNNNNNNNNNNNNNNNNNNNNNNNNNNNNNNNNNNNNNNNNNNNNNNNNNNNNNNNNNNNNNNNNNNNNNNNNNNNNNNNNNNNNNNNNNNNNNNNNNNNNNNNNNNNNNNNNNNNNNNNNNNNNNNNNNNNNNNNNNNNNNNNNNNNNNNNNNNNNNNNNNNNNNNNNNNNNNNNNNNNNNNNNNNNNNNNNNNNNNNNNNNNNNNNNNNNNNNNNNNNNNNNNNNNNNNNNNNNNNNNNNNNNNNNNNNNNNNNNNNNNNNNNNNNNNNNNNNNNNNNNNNNNNNNNNNNNNNNNNNNNNNNNNNNNNNNNNNNNNNNNNNNNNNNNNNNNNNNNNNNNNNNNNNNNNNNNNNNNNNNNNNNNNNNNNNNNNNNNNNNNNNNNNNNNNNNNNNNNNNNNNNNNNNNNNNNNNNNNNNNNNNNNNNNNNNNNNNNNNNNNNNNNNNNNNNNNNNNNNNNNNNNNNNNNNNNNNNNNNNNNNNNNNNNNNNNNNNNNNNNNNNNNNNNNNNNNNNNNNNNNNNNNNNNNNNNNNNNNNNNNNNNNNNNNNNNNNNNNNNNNNNNNNNNNNNNNNNNNNNNNNNNNNNNNNNNNNNNNNNNNNNNNNNNNNNNNNNNNNNNNNNNNNNNNNNNNNNNNNNNNNNNNNNNNNNNNNNNNNNNNNNNNNNNNNNNNNNNNNNNNNNNNNNNNNNNNNNNNNNNNNNNNNNNNNNNNNNNNNNNNNNNNNNNNNNNNNNNNNNNNNNNNNNNNNNNNNNNNNNNNNNNNNNNNNNNNNNNNNNNNNNNNNNNNNNNNNNNNNNNNNNNNNNNNNNNNNNNNNNNNNNNNNNNNNNNNNNNNNNNNNNNNNNNNNNNNNNNNNNNNNNNNNNNNNNNNNNNNNNNNNNNNNNNNNNNNNNNNNNNNNNNNNNNNNNNNNNNNNNNNNNNNNNNNNNNNNNNNNNNNNNNNNNNNNNNNNNNNNNNNNNNNNNNNNNNNNNNNN
This genomic stretch from Chiloscyllium plagiosum isolate BGI_BamShark_2017 unplaced genomic scaffold, ASM401019v2 scaf_6551, whole genome shotgun sequence harbors:
- the LOC122546368 gene encoding fermitin family homolog 1-like, producing MFPTDQRYNQPNGAHYLRDSPEGESAYQILTVSQPSMSPEQMAKLYRPSTLIDKAQIHSRWLDSSRSLMSQEIKENDKLLIRFKYFSFFDMDPKYDAVRINQLYEQARWAVLLEEIECTEEEMMMFAALQYHINKRSRSGETEEVSQDPELDDVEAALSTLEVKLEGSNTKDVLVRP